A segment of the Synechococcus sp. CBW1002 genome:
GCCATCAGAGCCCCTCCACCGGGCTGGTGGGATACAGCGGCAGCACCGGCTGCCAAGGAGCGGGCCGATCGGCCGCCGCCGCTGCCTGGCAGCGGACCAGCAGCAGCTCGGCATCGGCGGGAAGAACCGGCACGGCCGGCAGCTGCGGCGCCGCCGCCAGCTCAGCCAGCTGCTCAGACTTGCCGTAGAGGCGTGGGGTCAGCCGTTCGATCACGCCAGCGGTCTGGGTGGGATCGGCGGCATAGAGGCCCGCCACCAGGCCGCGGCGCGGCAGCTCCTGCACCAGCCAGAAAGGACCCGTGGCAGGAGCTGCCGCATCGCCCAGCAGACGTTGGGCGATCAGCGCGAAGCTGCCCACGCCATCCAGGGGGACCGCCAGCTGCTGGGCCAGGGTGCGGGCCAGCACCACCGAGAGGCGCGTGCCGGTGAAACCACCAGGACCTGTCGCCACGGCCAGGCGCGCAAGCCGTGACCATTGGCTGGCCGGCAGCACCGCCTCCACACACTCGAGCAGTTGATTGGAGAGCGAGCGCCCCAGGGGAAAGCCGCGGGACTGAAGAGACCCGCCGCCCCCCAGGGGCTGGGCCGCCACACCGAAGGTGTCGCTGCTGCTGTGCAGCGCCAGGACCCAGGGAACGGCACTCCCGTTGGCCTGGGAAACCGTGGCCGGCGAGGGATCGGGGGAGGGAGAGGGCTCACTCATGCGGGCAGCTTCTCGCCCGGCCGCAACCGATGCCAACGCCCCGGCTCCGCCTGGAAACTGTCACATCCGCGCACGTCCCACTCCACCCCCACCCCTCCGCCCTCCAGCTCACGCACCTGCACGTGAATGCGTGGCTGCTGGGGCCTGATGTCCGGGGTGGCGCTGAGGTGGGGCACACCATGCTGCCGCTCCACTGCGTGGTAGGCCTGGCAGCGGTCCACCCAGTGGCAATCCACACAGATGCACATGCTGCACGGACCGGATCCAACAGACATTCTGGCCGAAGAGGCTGAGGCGGCGGCGCAGTTGCGTCACAGGCTGGCCGTGAACCAGTGGCCGCTCTCCATCGACCACCTTCCGGCCGATGCCGCCCTGGTGGGTGGGGCTGTGCGGGATGGGCTTCTGGATCGCCTGGCGGATCGCCCCGATCTCGATCTGGTGGTCGCGGAGGATGCGATCGAGCTCTGCCGCCGCCTGGCCCGCCGCCACGGCGGCAGTTGCGTGGTGCTGGACGAGCAGCGCAGCATCGCCCGCCTGGTGCTGCGGGGCTGGACGGTGGACCTGGCTCGCCGCTGCGGCACCGATCTGGCCAGCGATCTGCGCCGCCGCGACTACACGATCAATGCCATCGCCCTGCCACTGGAAGCCGGCGCCTCTCTTCTGGATCCCACCGGAGGCCTGGCGGATCTGCGCCAGCGGCAGCTGGTGGCCGTGAGCGAGGCCAACCTGCTTGACGATCCGCTGCGTCTGCTGCGGGGGGTGCGGCTGGCGGCAGAACTGGAGTTTCGCCTGTCCGCCGCCACCCGTCGCTGGCTGGTGGCCCACCATCACCGCCTGGCCAGCGTGGCCTGCGAACGGGTTCTGACGGAACTGGAGAAACTGGCGGCGGCACCAGCCGGCCACAGAGGCCTGATCACCGCGATGGAGCTGCAGCTGCTGCAACCCTGGCAAGCCGATGCAGCGGGCGCGGCCAGGCTCGCGGGCCTGGATGAGGAAGGGGCGGTTGCCCGGGGTTTGAACCGGGAGGAA
Coding sequences within it:
- the tsaB gene encoding tRNA (adenosine(37)-N6)-threonylcarbamoyltransferase complex dimerization subunit type 1 TsaB, with the protein product MSEPSPSPDPSPATVSQANGSAVPWVLALHSSSDTFGVAAQPLGGGGSLQSRGFPLGRSLSNQLLECVEAVLPASQWSRLARLAVATGPGGFTGTRLSVVLARTLAQQLAVPLDGVGSFALIAQRLLGDAAAPATGPFWLVQELPRRGLVAGLYAADPTQTAGVIERLTPRLYGKSEQLAELAAAPQLPAVPVLPADAELLLVRCQAAAAADRPAPWQPVLPLYPTSPVEGL
- a CDS encoding Ycf34 family protein, which translates into the protein MCICVDCHWVDRCQAYHAVERQHGVPHLSATPDIRPQQPRIHVQVRELEGGGVGVEWDVRGCDSFQAEPGRWHRLRPGEKLPA
- a CDS encoding CCA tRNA nucleotidyltransferase; its protein translation is MLHGPDPTDILAEEAEAAAQLRHRLAVNQWPLSIDHLPADAALVGGAVRDGLLDRLADRPDLDLVVAEDAIELCRRLARRHGGSCVVLDEQRSIARLVLRGWTVDLARRCGTDLASDLRRRDYTINAIALPLEAGASLLDPTGGLADLRQRQLVAVSEANLLDDPLRLLRGVRLAAELEFRLSAATRRWLVAHHHRLASVACERVLTELEKLAAAPAGHRGLITAMELQLLQPWQADAAGAARLAGLDEEGAVARGLNREERGWALPLARLAALLDGGAVARLHGSRRLQQRCERLNRWRVALEARSAGKGCGSLKTLQEPERLRLHQELEETLPALLLLLPEATARQAMERWHDPHDPLFHPRPPIDGRQLQELLAIPAGPRLGELLAFLTRERAYQRLPEASQQSTSGLDPQSAAAAEPIVQLARKWWQQAEAGEEGRRAADRRHD